A window of the Gossypium arboreum isolate Shixiya-1 chromosome 2, ASM2569848v2, whole genome shotgun sequence genome harbors these coding sequences:
- the LOC108465780 gene encoding transcription factor HEC2-like, with protein sequence MDVDMIKSSSTEDDHHMDMMTMMMQMEKLPEFCEPPPESSTTVFPIYPNPIHDPFTALPFPVQESMAAPPPPFQTNKFKYPSYPDKKNSMAAMREMIFRIAAMQPIHIDPESIKPPKRRNVKISKDPQSVAARHRRERISERIRILQRLVPGGTKMDTASMLDEAIHYVKFLKKQVQSLEQAAVNRPMGIGFSSGATMANVGYSPLMKACQPPSHHHQGVGNMQMLR encoded by the coding sequence ATGGATGTTGACATGATCAAATCTTCATCAACCGAAGATGATCATCACATGGACATGATGACAATGATGATGCAAATGGAGAAGCTTCCTGAATTCTGTGAGCCACCGCCTGAAAGCTCCACCACTGTGTTTCCTATTTACCCTAACCCTATTCATGACCCGTTCACGGCCTTACCATTTCCAGTTCAAGAATCCATGGCTGCTCCACCACCACCTTTTCAAACCAACAAGTTCAAGTACCCATCATATCCTGATAAGAAAAACTCCATGGCAGCAATGAGGGAGATGATTTTTCGTATAGCAGCAATGCAACCTATTCATATAGACCCTGAATCCATTAAGCCACCCAAAAGAAGGAACGTTAAGATCTCTAAAGATCCACAAAGTGTAGCCGCTAGGCATAGAAGAGAAAGGATAAGTGAACGGATAAGGATACTGCAAAGACTTGTACCAGGAGGGACTAAAATGGATACTGCTTCAATGTTAGACGAAGCTATACATTACGTTAAGTTCTTGAAGAAACAAGTGCAGTCTTTGGAACAAGCTGCTGTTAATAGACCAATGGGAATTGGGTTTTCAAGTGGAGCAACAATGGCTAATGTGGGCTATTCTCCATTGATGAAAGCTTGTCAGCCACCATCTCATCATCATCAAGGTGTGGGCAATATGCAGATGCTTAGATAA